The genomic DNA TCGTCCGTTCATTGGCGCAGGCGGCATCTTCAAATTCACCCCGTTGAACGGCGTAACGCGCCTTGGGAAAGACCGGCCTGATACGCCCACCTTCCCCATGCATGGTATTTCCACCGGCATGGTCAAAATGCAGATGCGTATTGATCACCAGATGAATGTCCTCCGGTCCCAGGTCCAACCGCTTGAGAGATTCCAGTATCGTCGGCGTTCGCTCGACGGCGAACATGTATTGAAACTTCGCGTCTTCCTTTGGTCCCAGTCCAGTGTCCACCAAAATATTTTTGTCGTTCGCCTTGATCAGCAGAGCCGTCAGGCTAAGCGAGATTCGGTTGAACTCATCGGCGGGACAACATTTCTCCCACAACACTTTCGGCACGACGCCGAACATGGCTCCACCGTCCAGCCGAAACCGGCCGTCGCTCACGGGATAAATATCAAATGCCCCGAGTTTCATAAACCCAATCAATGGTCATGGGTCATTAGTCATTCGTCAATGCGTCCTCAGAAGATCCTCTCGGTTGACTATTAGCCAATGACCAGTGACTCCTTCCATTACAGAACGACTGGTTCCCGATACGTGCCCAACACTTCCTGCAAGGCCGTACAGATTTCGCCCAGTGTCGCCTTGGCCTTCACCGCGTCGATGAGATACGGCATCACGTTCTCGCCGCACGAGGTTGCTTCCTGCAACGCCTCGACGGCCCCGGCCATCTTGAAGGAATCGCGACATTTGCGTAAGTCCGAGAGACGCGCCACCTGTTCGCCCTCGACTTCATGTCCTATTTTGAGGATCGGGATCGGACGTTCGGCCGATTCCACATACTCGTTGACACCTACGATGATCCGCTCTTTTCGTTCCAATTCGCGCTGGTACCGTTGCGAAGCGTCAAGGATTTCACGCTGCGGGAATCCTCGCTCGATCGCTTGGACCATGCCGCCCATGTCGTCCAATCGACGAAAATAATCCAGTGCCGCCTCTTCGAGGCGATTCGTGAGAGTTTCGACATAATAAGAGCCGCCGAGCGGATCGACGCTATTGGTGACTTCGCTCTCATGCGCAATGATCTGTTGCGTGCGCAATGCCAGTTTCACCGCATCCTCGGTCGGCAGCGCGAGCGTTTCATCCATCGAATTGGTATGGAGCGATTGCGCGCCGCCTAAGACGGCGGCCAAAGCCTGGAGTGTCGTGCGGACGACATTGTTCATGGGCTGTTGTGCCGTGAGAGAGCAGCCGGCGGTCTGTGCGTGGCAACGGAGCTGCGCCGAGCGAGGATCGCAGGGCCGATACCGCCGCGTCATTTCGCGGGCCCATAGCCGACGAGCCGCGCGAAACTTGGCGATCTCCTCAAAAAAGTCATTGTGCGCGTTGAAAAAGAACGAGAGCTGCGGAGCGAATCGGTCCACAGGAAGACCGGCTTTGACCGCCGCTTCCACATAGGTCAGGCCGTCGTACAAGGTAAAGGCCAATTCCTGGACCGCGGTCGAGCCGGCTTCCCGGATGTGATATCCGCTGATGCTGATCGGATGCCATTTGGGAACATGCTCGGAACAGTATGCGATGGTATCGGTAATCAAACGGAGCGAGGGTTCCGGGGGATAGAGCCACTCTTTTTGCGCGATGTATTCTTTCAGGATGTCGTTCTGCAATGTGCCGTCCAATCGCTCAAGGCGGATACCGCGCCTCTCCGCGACCGCGAGGTACATCGCGAAGATCACGGCGGCCGGACCGTTGATCGTCATCGACGTGGTGACCTGATCAAGCGGAATGTCCTCGAACAGCCGCTCCATATCGTCGATCGACGAGATCGAAACGCCGCAGTGACCGATCTCTCCATGAGCGAGT from Nitrospira sp. includes the following:
- a CDS encoding beta-lactamase-like protein; amino-acid sequence: MKLGAFDIYPVSDGRFRLDGGAMFGVVPKVLWEKCCPADEFNRISLSLTALLIKANDKNILVDTGLGPKEDAKFQYMFAVERTPTILESLKRLDLGPEDIHLVINTHLHFDHAGGNTMHGEGGRIRPVFPKARYAVQRGEFEDAACANERTRASYRPDNFTPIDYINQWEFLYGDTELVPGVTAVVTAGHTRHHQSVKIESEGQTAFFLGDLIPTVSHLPIPYIMGYDLFPLQTLETKRWVLDRALEERWLLLFEHDPVVQAGYIRRDRDGKYFLREVTAWQ
- a CDS encoding Methylmalonyl-CoA mutase translates to MQERKPRFTSLSGFDTNRVYTHNDLKDWSPDEELGAPGQFPYTRGVYPTMYRGRLWTMRQFAGFGSSEDTNRRFKYLLQHGQNGLSVAFDMPTLMGIDADAPLAHGEIGHCGVSISSIDDMERLFEDIPLDQVTTSMTINGPAAVIFAMYLAVAERRGIRLERLDGTLQNDILKEYIAQKEWLYPPEPSLRLITDTIAYCSEHVPKWHPISISGYHIREAGSTAVQELAFTLYDGLTYVEAAVKAGLPVDRFAPQLSFFFNAHNDFFEEIAKFRAARRLWAREMTRRYRPCDPRSAQLRCHAQTAGCSLTAQQPMNNVVRTTLQALAAVLGGAQSLHTNSMDETLALPTEDAVKLALRTQQIIAHESEVTNSVDPLGGSYYVETLTNRLEEAALDYFRRLDDMGGMVQAIERGFPQREILDASQRYQRELERKERIIVGVNEYVESAERPIPILKIGHEVEGEQVARLSDLRKCRDSFKMAGAVEALQEATSCGENVMPYLIDAVKAKATLGEICTALQEVLGTYREPVVL